In Paenibacillus phoenicis, one genomic interval encodes:
- a CDS encoding sensor histidine kinase, with amino-acid sequence MVLVLSLLLMTAILLFTNPRSEPNRWAGSVAFFSVLGELTIAIDEKIIPAIVPLANDSIIAGLEWVKEFFYFLALYMPPYSLLMFSLSYAGWFQRRKGWKRSTIVGALIPVLIMFLLPSEASRDTHPIPLWAMIYYATAAVPCLRLAYREVDERIRQQHRVVCWIVVPSISFVLLFDYILPLLRFYPPFDTKRAVLTAVCICFYVFVVRYGVLGVRIRLESTPQEPYGNTPLIFQFYHALKSELGKIQVAARRIFNLAQQTEQQELYRDTSHLIDATERIIAIAFRFRHSSQQLVLYEQSCIINELVEQLLDSLAGEFCSKNLKVRKKLDESIVLYCDSVHVQQVMKNLFYNAIEAMSEGGCLTITSNLSQETMDITVRDSGCGIAPEAMPYIFEPHFTTKSNEGNDGLGLFYSHEVMRHHQGSIEVQSLIGIGTSFTLHFPIQRVIRHSPSLNRWEGDHEQDQSTIGGRRSGVERIYIRNGESGTGFVFGRNGSDESQCNSHCQYVRH; translated from the coding sequence GTGGTGCTTGTATTGTCATTATTGTTGATGACCGCCATTCTGCTATTCACCAATCCGAGAAGCGAGCCAAATCGTTGGGCCGGTTCAGTCGCTTTTTTCTCTGTACTTGGAGAGTTGACTATCGCCATAGATGAGAAGATAATTCCCGCAATTGTCCCTTTGGCAAACGATTCAATTATAGCCGGACTGGAATGGGTAAAAGAGTTTTTTTACTTCTTAGCCTTGTACATGCCTCCTTATTCGTTGTTGATGTTCAGCTTGAGCTATGCGGGATGGTTTCAACGGCGAAAGGGTTGGAAGCGCTCCACAATCGTTGGGGCACTGATCCCGGTTCTGATCATGTTTCTTCTACCTTCAGAGGCTTCACGTGATACACATCCGATACCGCTCTGGGCGATGATTTATTACGCTACCGCAGCAGTGCCATGCTTGAGGTTGGCATACCGTGAAGTTGATGAGAGGATCAGACAGCAACACCGTGTGGTCTGTTGGATTGTTGTACCGTCGATCAGTTTTGTACTGCTTTTCGATTATATTCTGCCTTTGCTCCGATTCTATCCGCCCTTTGATACCAAACGTGCTGTTTTAACGGCAGTATGCATTTGCTTTTATGTATTTGTTGTTCGTTACGGTGTATTGGGTGTCCGAATCCGATTGGAATCTACACCCCAAGAACCATATGGGAACACTCCGCTTATATTTCAATTCTATCATGCTTTAAAAAGTGAACTGGGAAAAATACAGGTCGCAGCCAGACGTATATTTAATCTTGCCCAACAAACCGAGCAACAGGAATTGTATCGGGACACATCTCATCTAATCGATGCAACCGAGCGGATAATAGCAATAGCTTTCCGTTTTCGTCATTCATCACAACAGTTGGTATTATACGAGCAGTCATGTATTATAAATGAACTCGTTGAGCAACTATTGGATAGCTTGGCGGGAGAATTTTGCAGCAAGAATCTTAAAGTCCGAAAAAAATTGGATGAATCGATTGTTTTGTATTGTGATTCTGTTCACGTGCAACAAGTCATGAAGAACCTCTTCTATAATGCCATTGAAGCGATGTCCGAAGGAGGGTGTCTGACTATAACGTCTAATCTCTCGCAAGAAACGATGGATATTACCGTTCGTGATTCCGGTTGCGGCATCGCTCCGGAAGCCATGCCATATATATTTGAACCTCACTTTACAACCAAATCGAACGAAGGGAATGATGGATTGGGGTTATTCTACAGTCATGAAGTCATGCGACACCATCAGGGGTCCATCGAGGTACAAAGTCTAATCGGAATCGGTACGTCATTTACGCTTCATTTTCCCATCCAAAGAGTCATTCGTCATTCACCGTCATTGAACCGATGGGAGGGAGACCATGAGCAAGATCAAAGTACTATTGGTGGAAGACGATCCGGTGTGGAACGAATATATATCCGAAACGGTGAATCGGGAACAGGATTTGTTTTTGGTCGGAACGGCTCAGACGAAAGTCAATGCAATTCGCATTGTCAGTATGTTAGACATTGA
- a CDS encoding GNAT family N-acetyltransferase has protein sequence MGIGTIVIEWLKNYARSKGFERICIENANTEASIGLARKMGFINVPSSPIIQEVLKIEASPDYHLLLVRS, from the coding sequence ATGGGGATTGGGACAATAGTGATCGAATGGTTAAAAAATTATGCCAGAAGCAAAGGTTTTGAACGAATTTGTATCGAAAATGCTAACACGGAGGCGAGTATTGGATTGGCAAGGAAAATGGGTTTCATTAATGTCCCTAGTAGTCCAATTATTCAAGAGGTTCTCAAAATAGAGGCGTCGCCTGATTATCATTTACTGCTAGTAAGATCATAA
- a CDS encoding ArsR/SmtB family transcription factor — protein sequence MEHVDTCEIFCFDEHKVNRVKEKLNRHNFKDMTQIFKVLADHTRLKVAYALCDEDELCVCDVANIIGSTMATASHHLRLLRNMGIAKYRKEGKLVFYSLEDEQLKQMIRLAMKHQKEVVGVE from the coding sequence GTGGAACATGTAGATACTTGCGAGATCTTTTGTTTTGACGAGCATAAGGTCAATCGGGTAAAAGAAAAGCTAAATAGACATAATTTTAAAGATATGACCCAAATCTTTAAGGTTCTCGCTGATCATACGCGGCTGAAAGTGGCCTATGCGCTTTGCGATGAGGATGAACTTTGTGTTTGTGATGTAGCCAATATTATCGGCTCCACCATGGCAACAGCTTCCCATCATTTACGGCTGCTGCGAAATATGGGCATAGCCAAGTACCGCAAAGAAGGGAAGCTTGTTTTCTACTCACTGGAAGACGAGCAGCTCAAACAAATGATCAGGCTCGCCATGAAGCATCAGAAGGAGGTTGTTGGCGTTGAGTAG
- a CDS encoding response regulator transcription factor — protein MWNEYISETVNREQDLFLVGTAQTKVNAIRIVSMLDIDVVLLDVVLDGKKADGLDAALEIGSMSNAKVIMLTVLDQAGIVSEAFGNGAFNYILKTALEDIPEAIRAAYAGLSSIHASAAGVLRSEFVRMKQQEMRQKLTRTEVEILRFIHNGHTRSAIGEHLHITESTVKKHVNRVIRKLKVHTGREAAKKAKMKGIL, from the coding sequence GTGTGGAACGAATATATATCCGAAACGGTGAATCGGGAACAGGATTTGTTTTTGGTCGGAACGGCTCAGACGAAAGTCAATGCAATTCGCATTGTCAGTATGTTAGACATTGATGTGGTGCTATTGGATGTGGTGCTGGATGGGAAAAAGGCAGACGGGCTTGACGCGGCGCTCGAGATTGGCAGCATGAGTAATGCGAAAGTCATCATGCTTACAGTATTAGATCAGGCAGGGATCGTTTCTGAGGCGTTCGGCAACGGTGCTTTCAATTATATTCTCAAGACGGCGCTTGAAGATATTCCGGAGGCTATTCGAGCCGCATATGCGGGCCTATCCTCCATTCATGCTTCTGCCGCAGGCGTGCTTCGATCCGAGTTTGTACGAATGAAGCAACAAGAAATGCGCCAAAAATTAACGCGAACCGAAGTTGAAATCCTCCGTTTTATTCACAATGGTCATACCCGTTCCGCAATTGGGGAACATTTGCATATAACAGAGAGTACTGTCAAAAAACATGTGAACCGAGTGATTCGAAAACTGAAGGTGCACACCGGCAGGGAAGCTGCCAAGAAAGCAAAAATGAAAGGGATATTATAG
- a CDS encoding copper-translocating P-type ATPase, translated as MNNNHKHDQSDHSRRSSEHQHKEQHHEPNEHQHHQHDEHEQHQHVRHEDHHQHDEHQHGNHVMHAGGHDHSGHHGHMVEDFKKRFYISLIITIPILIISPMIQMFMGVSWRFPGDTYLLFLLSSFVFFYGGWPFIKGAKDELSVKNPGMMTLICLAIVVAYVYSTSSTFGLTTTDFFWELATLIDIMLLGHWIEMKSIMGATKALEELAKLMPSDAHLVKESGEIIEIDVTELKKGDIVLVKPGEKVPIDGQITEGETLIDESMLTGESVPNAKQAGDQVIGGSINGQGSVKISVQSVGKETYLSQVIALVQEAQASKSRAQDLANRAAKWLFYGALVVGILTFSAWIALGYSLSFALERMVTVLIIACPHALGLAAPLVIATSTSLAAKNGLLIRNRTAFEGARNIQAIVFDKTGTLTKGEFGITNIHLGNVSSETELLTNAASVETHSEHPIARGITKAAKEKGIQLKEVTDFKALPGSGLQGVVDGKEIMGVSPVYVKEKHLPFDEVRFNQWSQEGKTVVFILVDGQVAGMIALADMIRDTAKDAVQELKDMEVKSIMLTGDNQKVAQYVGKQLGLDEIFAEVLPHQKSDKIDQIQTKEGLRTAMTGDGVNDAPALAKADLGIAIGAGTDVAIETADVVLIKSNPQDVVNIIKLSRVTYRKMMQNLWWATGYNIVAIPLAAGVLMPFGIILDPAIGAILMSLSTVIVAINAKLLKL; from the coding sequence ATGAATAACAATCATAAACATGATCAAAGCGATCATTCCCGTCGTTCTTCTGAACATCAACATAAAGAACAGCACCACGAACCCAACGAACACCAACATCACCAACATGATGAGCATGAGCAACATCAGCATGTAAGACACGAGGATCATCATCAGCATGATGAGCACCAACATGGAAACCATGTTATGCACGCTGGCGGACATGATCATTCCGGCCATCATGGGCATATGGTTGAAGATTTTAAGAAACGTTTCTATATATCCTTAATTATCACGATTCCGATCCTAATCATTTCCCCAATGATTCAAATGTTCATGGGCGTAAGCTGGCGATTTCCGGGGGATACATACCTTCTGTTCCTCTTGTCCTCATTTGTCTTCTTCTATGGGGGCTGGCCTTTTATTAAAGGGGCTAAGGATGAACTTTCCGTAAAAAACCCGGGCATGATGACTCTCATCTGTCTCGCCATCGTTGTTGCGTATGTTTACAGTACAAGCTCTACTTTCGGACTCACCACGACAGACTTTTTCTGGGAGCTTGCCACGTTAATCGACATTATGCTACTCGGGCATTGGATTGAGATGAAGTCCATCATGGGGGCCACTAAAGCTTTAGAGGAGCTCGCAAAACTTATGCCTTCCGATGCACATTTGGTAAAAGAAAGCGGCGAGATTATCGAAATCGATGTCACTGAACTAAAAAAAGGCGATATCGTACTCGTGAAACCGGGTGAAAAAGTTCCGATCGACGGTCAGATTACTGAAGGCGAAACCTTGATTGATGAATCGATGCTGACCGGCGAATCCGTACCGAATGCAAAACAAGCTGGCGACCAAGTCATTGGTGGTTCCATTAACGGTCAGGGCTCTGTCAAGATTTCCGTTCAGAGCGTAGGCAAAGAAACGTACCTCTCGCAAGTGATTGCACTCGTTCAAGAAGCCCAGGCTTCCAAGTCCCGAGCACAGGATCTGGCGAACCGTGCCGCTAAGTGGCTCTTTTACGGTGCATTGGTGGTAGGGATTCTCACCTTTTCCGCATGGATTGCACTCGGGTATTCGCTCTCCTTTGCTTTGGAACGTATGGTTACCGTGTTGATAATCGCATGTCCACATGCGTTAGGGCTCGCCGCTCCGCTTGTTATTGCAACTTCGACATCGCTTGCCGCGAAGAACGGGCTCTTGATTCGCAACCGAACCGCATTTGAAGGTGCACGGAATATCCAAGCCATTGTGTTCGATAAAACAGGAACTTTAACCAAAGGGGAATTCGGGATTACGAATATCCATCTCGGAAACGTATCTTCCGAGACGGAACTTCTTACCAATGCAGCGAGCGTAGAGACACATTCCGAGCATCCAATCGCCCGAGGCATTACAAAAGCTGCAAAGGAAAAAGGGATTCAGCTTAAAGAAGTGACTGACTTCAAAGCACTCCCGGGTAGTGGCCTCCAAGGGGTTGTGGATGGTAAGGAAATTATGGGGGTAAGTCCTGTATACGTAAAGGAGAAGCACCTTCCGTTTGATGAGGTACGCTTTAATCAATGGTCGCAAGAGGGGAAAACCGTTGTCTTTATCCTCGTTGATGGTCAAGTGGCCGGGATGATCGCACTGGCAGATATGATCCGAGATACAGCCAAAGATGCCGTTCAGGAACTGAAAGATATGGAAGTTAAATCCATCATGTTAACGGGGGATAACCAAAAGGTAGCCCAATATGTCGGTAAGCAGCTAGGCTTGGATGAAATCTTCGCCGAAGTTCTCCCCCATCAAAAGTCGGATAAAATCGACCAGATTCAAACAAAAGAAGGTTTGCGTACAGCGATGACCGGAGATGGAGTTAACGATGCTCCAGCGCTTGCCAAGGCAGATTTAGGGATCGCGATCGGTGCGGGCACTGATGTGGCGATTGAGACAGCTGACGTCGTACTTATCAAGAGCAATCCGCAAGATGTCGTCAATATCATTAAGCTTTCCAGAGTGACCTATCGCAAAATGATGCAAAACTTATGGTGGGCGACAGGTTATAACATCGTTGCCATCCCGCTTGCTGCAGGCGTCCTAATGCCGTTTGGAATTATTCTGGACCCCGCGATCGGCGCCATCCTGATGTCTTTAAGCACCGTCATTGTAGCCATCAATGCCAAATTATTGAAACTATAA
- a CDS encoding class I SAM-dependent methyltransferase, with the protein MNNHWNKVIFRFWAPFYDYLFNSGPFLKARKKIFESLEIKPKSKILFVGVGTGADLRFIMGKDVSVTAIDLSPEMLDRAKKKYDSPNIKFMEMDAEDLTFSPESFDMVIANLILSVVPNPDLCFQEMIRVTRTGGRIVIFDKFAPPSEDLSLIKKIVRPVIAIMGTDIGRHFEPIIMPYKNHFRVEEDASALFNGMYRKKVLRKI; encoded by the coding sequence ATGAATAATCATTGGAATAAAGTGATCTTTCGATTTTGGGCACCCTTCTATGATTACCTCTTTAATTCGGGGCCTTTTCTAAAGGCTCGGAAAAAGATTTTTGAGAGTCTCGAAATTAAGCCTAAAAGCAAAATTCTTTTTGTGGGTGTCGGTACCGGAGCAGACCTGAGATTCATTATGGGCAAGGATGTTTCTGTAACAGCAATCGACCTTTCACCCGAAATGCTTGATCGAGCCAAGAAAAAATATGACTCCCCAAACATTAAGTTCATGGAGATGGATGCGGAAGATTTGACCTTTTCACCTGAATCATTTGATATGGTCATTGCAAACCTGATCTTATCCGTCGTCCCCAATCCGGATCTATGTTTTCAAGAAATGATTCGGGTTACGCGAACAGGGGGACGTATAGTTATCTTCGATAAATTTGCCCCACCATCCGAGGATTTGTCTTTAATAAAAAAAATCGTACGTCCTGTTATAGCAATTATGGGTACCGATATCGGCCGTCATTTTGAACCAATTATCATGCCGTACAAAAACCATTTTCGAGTGGAGGAAGATGCTTCAGCCCTGTTTAACGGCATGTATCGAAAAAAAGTACTTCGCAAAATTTGA
- a CDS encoding tyrosine-type recombinase/integrase, with the protein MIEKRVSAKKKARELAKYLRAERPDYAYLKRLFHHLRDRLEIEVPKASKKLPYVPTEEDLKRYYEVVWKAKNFQDMVIVKTLMYTGIRVSELIHIKLTDIDFNYCQIRINKGKGSKDRIVPFPQSFKELLAMHVDSMRKKQAVYLFESFWKKKYTDRGIRKILAKYSEEAGLTQNLSPHKLRHFLLT; encoded by the coding sequence ATGATTGAAAAACGTGTATCTGCAAAAAAGAAAGCCCGCGAATTGGCAAAATACCTGCGGGCAGAACGGCCTGACTATGCTTACCTTAAAAGACTGTTTCATCACCTCAGAGATAGGCTTGAAATCGAAGTGCCGAAAGCTTCAAAAAAATTGCCCTATGTCCCGACCGAAGAAGATTTAAAACGATACTATGAGGTCGTCTGGAAGGCAAAGAATTTTCAGGATATGGTGATCGTGAAAACCTTGATGTATACCGGCATCCGCGTCAGTGAATTAATCCATATAAAACTGACGGATATCGATTTTAATTACTGCCAGATCCGGATTAACAAAGGGAAAGGGAGCAAAGATCGGATTGTTCCTTTCCCTCAGTCCTTCAAAGAACTGCTGGCCATGCATGTAGATTCGATGAGAAAGAAACAGGCTGTGTATTTATTTGAGTCCTTCTGGAAGAAAAAATACACGGATCGGGGAATCCGAAAGATTTTGGCCAAGTATTCCGAGGAAGCCGGACTGACTCAGAATTTATCACCACACAAGCTCCGCCACTTCTTGCTAACCTGA
- a CDS encoding heavy metal translocating P-type ATPase: MSRVSESSDRKHVYRVEGFTCANCAGKFENNVKQLPGVQDAKVNFGASKIAVYGDATVEELEKAGAFENLKVVPEKPVRAANPIVTEGKQVFNVQGFTCANCAGKFENNVKQIPGVRDAKVNFGASKIAVYGNATIEELEKAGAFENLKVTPEKAERGAAQEVKKEVKEPFYKKHSTLLNAALLMVFGYLSQYVNGEENLVTSLLFAASIIIGGFSLFKVGFQNLLRFEFDMKTLMTVAIIGAAIIGEWAEGAIVVILFAISEALERFSMDRARQSIRSLMDIAPKEALVRRNGQEIMIHVDDIAVGDIMIVKPGQKIAMDGVVVSGYSAVNQAAITGESVPVEKSVDDDVFAGTLNEEGLLEVKVTKLVDDTTIAKIIHLVEEAQGERAPSQAFVDKFAKYYTPIIMIVAALVAIVPPLLFDGSWAAWIYQGLSVLVVGCPCALVISTPISIVSAIGNAAKKGVLIKGGVYLEEMGALKAIAFDKTGTLTKGVPVVTDYNVFSKETNASELLSVITALEYRSQHPLASAIMRKAEEEDISYSDIKVEDFSSITGKGIKGIVNGTTFYIGNPKLFKEMPTALFSSEQEQLVTSLQNQGKTAMVVGTDRAILAVIAVADEVRESSKEVIQKLHQLGIKKTIMLTGDNKGTAKAIGGQVGVSDVQAELLPQDKLDFIKQLRSDYGNVAMVGDGVNDAPALAASTVGIAMGGAGTDTALETADVALMGDDLRKLPFAIKLSRNALRIIKQNITFALAIKLIALLLVIPGWLTLWIAILSDMGATLLVALNGLRLMRTKE, encoded by the coding sequence TTGAGTAGAGTATCGGAATCTTCAGATCGTAAACACGTATACCGCGTTGAAGGATTTACATGTGCGAATTGTGCCGGAAAGTTTGAGAACAATGTAAAGCAGCTACCCGGGGTTCAAGATGCGAAGGTGAATTTTGGTGCGTCTAAAATCGCCGTTTACGGCGATGCAACGGTTGAAGAACTGGAGAAAGCTGGGGCATTTGAGAATTTGAAAGTCGTCCCGGAAAAGCCTGTACGTGCGGCAAACCCGATTGTGACCGAGGGCAAACAAGTATTCAATGTTCAGGGATTTACATGCGCGAATTGTGCCGGAAAGTTTGAGAATAATGTTAAACAGATTCCTGGCGTTCGAGATGCCAAAGTGAATTTTGGAGCTTCGAAAATTGCCGTTTATGGCAATGCAACAATTGAAGAACTGGAGAAAGCCGGCGCCTTTGAGAATCTGAAAGTAACCCCGGAAAAAGCCGAACGGGGAGCTGCCCAAGAAGTTAAAAAGGAAGTCAAAGAGCCATTTTATAAAAAGCACAGCACGTTATTGAATGCAGCTTTACTGATGGTGTTCGGTTACCTTTCCCAGTATGTAAATGGTGAAGAAAACCTGGTTACTTCCTTGCTATTTGCAGCCTCGATCATCATCGGTGGATTCTCACTCTTTAAAGTTGGCTTTCAGAACTTATTGCGATTTGAATTTGACATGAAAACCCTGATGACCGTAGCCATTATCGGCGCGGCGATCATTGGGGAATGGGCGGAAGGCGCAATTGTCGTTATTTTGTTCGCTATTAGTGAGGCCCTGGAACGATTCTCGATGGATCGGGCAAGACAATCGATTCGTTCCTTAATGGACATCGCACCAAAAGAAGCACTGGTCCGACGCAACGGGCAAGAAATAATGATTCATGTGGATGACATAGCGGTAGGCGACATCATGATCGTGAAACCCGGTCAAAAGATCGCTATGGACGGTGTGGTTGTCAGTGGCTACTCTGCCGTTAATCAGGCAGCGATTACCGGTGAGTCCGTGCCAGTTGAAAAATCGGTTGATGACGATGTCTTTGCCGGTACGTTAAATGAAGAAGGTTTGCTTGAAGTAAAGGTAACGAAGCTTGTGGATGATACCACTATTGCAAAGATTATTCACCTGGTTGAGGAAGCACAGGGTGAACGCGCACCTTCGCAAGCCTTTGTTGATAAATTTGCAAAGTATTACACACCCATCATCATGATCGTGGCCGCTTTAGTCGCAATCGTTCCGCCGCTTTTATTTGATGGAAGCTGGGCTGCTTGGATTTATCAAGGGTTATCTGTACTTGTCGTGGGTTGTCCGTGTGCACTCGTTATTTCGACGCCAATTTCCATCGTATCGGCTATCGGAAATGCGGCGAAAAAAGGCGTCCTTATCAAAGGCGGCGTTTACCTCGAAGAAATGGGGGCCTTAAAGGCCATTGCGTTTGATAAAACCGGAACCCTGACAAAAGGCGTCCCTGTAGTAACGGATTACAACGTATTTAGCAAGGAGACCAATGCGTCGGAATTGTTGTCCGTCATTACTGCATTAGAGTATCGTTCCCAACATCCGCTTGCCTCAGCCATCATGAGAAAAGCGGAGGAAGAGGACATTTCGTATTCGGATATCAAGGTTGAAGATTTTTCGTCCATTACAGGGAAAGGGATCAAAGGTATTGTCAACGGAACGACCTTTTACATTGGAAATCCGAAACTCTTTAAGGAAATGCCAACCGCTCTTTTCAGCAGCGAGCAGGAGCAGTTGGTCACTAGTCTACAGAACCAAGGCAAGACGGCCATGGTTGTCGGAACGGATCGTGCCATTCTCGCAGTAATCGCGGTAGCGGATGAAGTTCGCGAGTCAAGTAAAGAGGTTATTCAAAAGTTGCATCAGCTTGGCATCAAAAAAACGATCATGCTTACCGGTGACAACAAAGGTACGGCCAAGGCCATCGGCGGACAAGTTGGCGTATCGGATGTTCAGGCAGAACTGCTGCCGCAGGATAAATTAGACTTTATTAAACAACTGAGATCCGATTACGGGAACGTAGCAATGGTTGGGGATGGTGTCAATGATGCCCCGGCGCTGGCAGCTTCCACGGTTGGCATCGCCATGGGCGGAGCCGGTACGGACACGGCGCTGGAAACGGCAGACGTGGCTTTGATGGGTGACGATTTAAGAAAACTGCCTTTCGCGATAAAACTAAGCCGAAATGCACTTCGCATCATCAAACAAAATATCACCTTTGCACTTGCAATTAAGTTGATTGCTTTGCTACTCGTTATTCCGGGCTGGCTCACGCTGTGGATTGCCATCCTTTCCGATATGGGGGCAACGCTCCTGGTTGCATTAAACGGTTTACGACTCATGCGCACGAAAGAATAA
- the spoIIP gene encoding stage II sporulation protein P: MLQPCLTACIEKKYFAKFDPYFFQTFAGGVSDAGTPLKAIPAYIELNGSKAPTLPEKGQVQMVMEEKTNIHRSSKTTKVEKPKLISSVKNPVVSPVAKKMVQNREAVQSEQPRVLIYHTHNRESWLPELQGKTAPNEAFESKINVTLLGKDLSKKLKAKGVSVVQSADDYPSKISNFEYVKSYTYSKATLSKELSKHKSIEYVFDIHRDSESRNKTTILYNNVNYAKLYFVVGRDNPNWKQTKNFATRLQNKLNEKIPGISKVIYQKDHSSGNGQYNQSLAEFSALIEIGGVENVLEENYRTISILADVIHEIWHEDHNSAI, translated from the coding sequence ATGCTTCAGCCCTGTTTAACGGCATGTATCGAAAAAAAGTACTTCGCAAAATTTGATCCGTATTTTTTCCAAACGTTTGCGGGTGGTGTCAGCGACGCTGGTACACCCCTAAAAGCCATTCCCGCGTACATTGAACTAAACGGATCTAAGGCGCCTACCTTACCAGAAAAAGGTCAGGTTCAGATGGTAATGGAAGAGAAGACTAACATACATAGATCAAGCAAGACAACAAAAGTAGAGAAGCCGAAACTAATATCTTCCGTGAAAAATCCAGTGGTATCCCCAGTTGCAAAAAAGATGGTTCAAAATAGAGAGGCAGTACAATCGGAACAACCTCGAGTTCTGATTTACCATACCCATAATCGTGAATCTTGGCTGCCGGAACTTCAAGGCAAAACCGCTCCCAATGAGGCCTTCGAATCCAAAATAAACGTTACTTTATTGGGAAAGGATCTATCCAAAAAATTAAAGGCAAAAGGAGTGAGTGTGGTCCAATCTGCTGATGATTATCCTAGTAAAATAAGTAATTTCGAGTACGTAAAATCGTACACCTATTCCAAGGCTACATTGAGCAAGGAGCTCTCTAAACATAAATCCATAGAATATGTATTTGATATACATCGAGATTCGGAATCAAGAAATAAAACAACCATTCTGTACAACAATGTGAATTACGCTAAGTTATATTTTGTTGTCGGACGGGATAATCCCAATTGGAAACAAACCAAAAACTTTGCAACTCGGTTACAGAATAAATTAAACGAAAAAATACCTGGAATCTCCAAGGTCATTTACCAAAAGGATCATTCCAGCGGGAATGGTCAATATAATCAATCGCTTGCCGAGTTTAGCGCACTCATTGAAATCGGCGGTGTAGAAAACGTATTAGAAGAAAATTATCGGACGATATCGATTTTGGCAGATGTGATTCATGAAATTTGGCATGAAGATCATAATTCGGCCATTTAA